In one Rutidosis leptorrhynchoides isolate AG116_Rl617_1_P2 chromosome 8, CSIRO_AGI_Rlap_v1, whole genome shotgun sequence genomic region, the following are encoded:
- the LOC139863538 gene encoding uncharacterized protein, whose product MRCMGFGDKWIKACLCSASISALVNGSPTNEFNPWRGVSQSELENMASKCECKAEKALGLEGEITFFDGSLTVVKLGGSGLGKKLNWIKWNQAILPYDYGGLDIASLHAKNLALLGKWAWRFKTETNTHWVKVITSLYGRDGGFFISNCRFRGRNTTWNNIVKTTAEIDGLGVDFSNSFSRDVGDGDTIQFWNDIWIGDSCFKDRSKRLYCLSEIKNITVKDIFNAPDGERIA is encoded by the exons ATGAGGTGTATGGGTTTTGGGGATAAATGGATTAAGGCTTGTTTATGTTCCGCTTCTATCTCGGCTCTTGTAAATGGTTCTCCGACAAATGAATTCAATCCGTGGAGAG GAGTCTCACAAAGTGAGCTTGAGAATATGGCTAGTAAATGTGAATGCAAAGCAG aaaAGGCTCTCGGATTGGAAGGTGAAATCACTTTTTTCGATGGGAGTTTAACTGTTGTCAAATTG GGTGGTTCCGGGTTGGGTAAAAAACTAAATTGGATTAAATGGAATCAAGCTATTTTGCCTTATGATTATGGTGGCTTAGATATTGCTTCCTTACATGCCAAAAACCTCGCCTTACTTGGAAAATGGGCATGGCGCTTTAAAACGGAAACAAACACTCATTGGGTTAAGGTTATCACTAGTTTATATGGACGGGATGGTGGTTTTTTCATATCTAATTGCAGGTTCAGAGGCCGCAACACCACGTGGAATAACATTGTCAAAACTACAGCAGAAATCGACGGCCTGGGGGTGGACTTTTCTAATTCTTTTTCGAGAGATGTTGGAGATGGTGATACAATCCAATTTTGGAATGATATTTGGATTGGAGATTCATGTTTCAAAGACAGATCTAAGAGACTCTATTGTTTGTCGGAGATTAAAAACATCACAGTTAAAGATATATTCAATGCACCCGATGGAGAAAGAATTGCGTGA
- the LOC139863539 gene encoding uncharacterized protein has translation MDILPLNIHSCGRGHKKEWFQQIRRDFNPAVVAIQETKCGTIDDSWMESVWLSPKFKFKKKEAVGFSGVMFLIWDTNTFNANQAIKGEFYLVIKGHWVGIVEEIAIVNVYSPHSHSKKLRFWKELESLINFKDMLWIICGDFNEKQDEKNVKLTLKNWCGSVLKNLDSDITEHAKTFEKWDLIAESRSLTDAELSFWLNERKIWLEKEKLKLNMLKKKARIKWALEGDENTKYFHKFIRHRNNKNAIHGLSINGVWSEDPKEIKDEVFRYYSNLFKRGSSINTGSLNFNASLISHEGNEMLEAPFCEAEIWHVIQCCGSTKSPRRHRFNHKFYTKYFWLIKEDLKIALDWFWSNYEISRGCNASFITLIPKKSNPVALGEYRPHHSHWKLL, from the exons ATATATTACCTTTAAACATTCATAGTTGTGGACGGGGACACAAGAAAGAATGGTTTCAACAAATCCGTAGAGACTTCAATCCAGCCGTGGTTGCCATTCAAGAAACCAAATGTGGAACGATCGATGACTCCTGGATGGAATCCGTTTGGCTATCTCCTAAATTTAAATTTAAGAAGAAAGAAGCAGTAGGTTTTTCGGGCGTTATGTTTTTAATTTGGGACACTAACACGTTTAATGCTAATCAAGCTATCAAGGGTGAATTTTATTTGGTAATTAAAGGTCATTGGGTAGGGATTGTAGAGGAAATAGCAATTGTAAATGTTTACAGTCCACATTCTCATTCGAAAAAGCTGAGATTTTGGAAAGAACTTGAATCTTTAATAAACTTTAAAGATATGTTGTGGATTATTTGTGGTGATTTTAACGAG AAACAAGATGAAAAAAATGTGAAGCTGACACTTAAAAATTGGTGCGGTTCTGTGTTAAAAAACTTGGATTCTGACATCACTGAACATGCAAAAACATTTGAAAAATGGGATCTGATTGCTGAATCGAGATCACTAACAGATGCTGAGTTAAGTTTCTGGTTGAACGAGAGGAAAATTTGGTTGGAAAAAGAAAAGTTAAAGTTGAATATGTTAAAGAAAAAGGCGAGAATAAAGTGGGCTCTCGAAGGTGATGAAAACACAAAATATTTTCACAAATTTATCAGACATCGCAACAACAAGAATGCGATTCACGGGTTATCAATCAATGGGGTATGGTCTGAGGATCCCAAAGAAATAAAAGACGAGGTCTTTCGATACTATTCTAATTTATTTAAACGTGGTAGTTCTATTAATACGGGCTCGCTTAATTTCAATGCTAGCTTGATTTCTCATGAAGGTAATGAAATGCTCGAAGCTCCTTTTTGTGAGGCGGAAATTTGGCACGTTATTCAATGTTGTGGTAGCACAAAGTCCCCACGACGGCACAGGTTCAATCATAAGTTCTACACAAAGTACTTTTGGCTCATAAAAGAAGATTTAAAGATTGCCTTAGACTGGTTTTGGTCCAATTATGAAATATCTCGAGGATGCAATGCTTCGTTTATCACGTTAATTCCTAAAAAGTCTAACCCGGTGGCACTTGGTGAATATCGGCCCCATCACTCTCATTGGAAGCTActataa